The Leptospira noumeaensis genome includes the window TACGCGTACTTGACTCTGCGATTATGGTTCTTTGTGGGGTTGCGGGCGTTCAGTCTCAGTCCATCACTGTTGACCGTCAGATGAAACGTTATAGTGTTCCTCGTGTTGCTTTTATCAACAAACTCGACCGTACAGGTGCTAACCCATGGCGTGTGATCGAACAACTTCGTGAAAAACTCCACCTCAATGCACATGCGGTACAACTTCCTATCGGACTCGAAAACGATCTGAAAGGGATTGTTGACCTAGTAGAGATGAAAGCGTATTATTTCGAAGGGCCAAACGGACAAGATATCAAAATCACTGACATCCCTGATGAATTAAAAAACCAAGCTAACGAAAAACGTGAAGCTCTTCTTGATGCAGTTTCTCTTTTCAGTGATGAACTCACAGAAGAGATGTTAGAAGGTGCACCTACAGAAGCTCGAATCAGAGAAGCGATTCGTCGCGGTGTTCTTGCCCTTAAATTTGTTCCTGTATTTATGGGTTCTGCCTTTAAAAACAAAGGGGTTCAAAGACTTCTAGATGGAGTTGCTGATTACCTTGCATCTCCTTATGATGTAGAGAACAAAGCAAAAGAAATCGGAAACGAAGAAAACGAATTCAACTTAGAATCAGATCCAGAAAAACCATTAGTTTGCCTCGCATTCAAACTAGAAGATGGTCGTTACGGTCAGTTAACTTACGTTCGTGTTTACCAAGGTAGACTTGAAAAAGGTATGACGATCTACAACTCTTCTAACAACAAACGCCATAACATTGGTCGTCTTGTTCGTATGCACTCAAACGATATGGAAGATATTTCTAAGGCAGAAGCTGGGGATATCGTTGCTCTATTCGGTATCGATTGTGCCTCTGGGGATACATTCACTGATGGAAAAGCAAAAGTGACTATGGAGTCCATGTTCGTTCCAAATCCGGTGATCTCTCTTACCATTGAATGTAAAGAATCAAAACAACTTCCAAACCTTGCGAAGGCACTCAACCGATTCACTAAGGAAGATCCTACCTTCCAAACAGAAATCGATAAAGAGTCTGGACAAACCATCATCAAAGGAATGGGAGAACTCCACCTCGAAGTTTATATCGAACGTATGAAACGGGAATACGGAGTGGATCTAGTCACGGGAGCACCGCAAGTAGCTTACCGTGAAACCATCACTAAGTCCGCAGAATTTGACTACACTCATAAAAAACAAACTGGTGGTCAAGGTCAGTTCTCTCGTGTGGCTGGTTATATTGAACCGATCCCACAAGAAGAAGGAAAGGACTACGAATTCGTAGATAAAATCGTGGGTGGTTCCATCCCTCGCGAATACATCGGTTCTTGTGATAAGGGTTTCCGTTCTTGTTTAGAAAGAGGATCTCTCATTGGATTCCCTATCATTGGAGTTCGTTGTGTGATCAATGACGGTGCTTACCATGATGTGGATTCATCGGATATGGCCTTCCAAATTGGTGCTCGTTACGGGTTCCGCCAAGGATTTGGAAAAGCAGCTCCTATCATTCTCGAACCAATCATGAGAGTGGAAGTAGAAGGCCCAACTGAATTCCAAGGTGCGATCCTTGCTTCCGTAAACCAAAGACGTGGTATGATCTTAAACACAACCGAAGAAAATGGTTATGCTAAGATCGAAGCAGAAGTTCCTCTTGCTGACATGTTTGGTTACTCCACTGTTCTTCGTTCCTCTACTCAAGGAAAAGCAGAGTTTGCTATGGAATTTTCCAAGTATGCTCCTGTTCCAAGAAACGTGGCAGACGAACTGATGAAAAAATACAAGGTCAACAACAAAGACGAAGAATAATCATCATTTCTTCTCTTAGTTCTATCTTGGAAAAGGCGGGGGAACCCGCCTTTTTTATTGCCCTCTCTCTTTTAGCTGTCGATACATTTAGAAAGGACAGCGGATGCGAAAACTTCGATTCTATCTAATTTTTTTAGGGTTCTTTCTTTTATCTCCAGTTTCCGCCAAACAAAGTCCAAAATCGGAAATCCCATCTTCTTACCGAGTGGTCAAAGGCGATTCCTGGTTTGGGATTGCTAGAAAATTCAAAATTTCCGCAGAAACCTTAGCCAAGTTAAATGGCCGCACCACCGCCGAAAACCTCTATGAAAAAGAGCTACTTCGGATTCCCAAAGGAAATGAAAAAATTTCAGTTTCACCCGAATCATTCATCAAAGAAAAACCTTCCCACCCTTTGGATAAGAAAGAACGAATCACAAAGAAGTTTTCAGAACTCACTTACGATCCTCATAAAGGGATCCAATTTGCAAGGGGCACATCTTCTCTTGTACGTGCCAGTCTTCCTGGAAAAGTAGTACATGTAGATTATATGGATGGGTATGAAAACTTTGTAGTTCTAGAACACCAAAACGGACTCTATTCTGTTTATGGAAACTTGGAGCGAATCCAGGTCACAGAAGGCCAAGAGGTAAAGTCCAAAGACCGACTCGGAATTTTAGGAAAAGAAAAAGGCCTCTACTTCCAAGTGAACAAACAAAAACAGAGTTTAAACCCCGAACGAATTTTGGAGGGAGGAATTTAATGGCGAACTCGATCCTTTTCCAATCAGCTTCTGTTTATCGGAATGGAAAATTAGAAACGAATGACCTGTTTGTTGAAGGTGAAAAAATTTCTAAAATTGATACAAACCTATCACCAAACAATGATTCTATTGCAATTTCACTGAAAGGAAAAAAAGTTTATCCTGGTTTTATCAACTCCCATGACCACCTGCTAGCAAGT containing:
- a CDS encoding LIC_10271 family cell wall hydrolase → MRKLRFYLIFLGFFLLSPVSAKQSPKSEIPSSYRVVKGDSWFGIARKFKISAETLAKLNGRTTAENLYEKELLRIPKGNEKISVSPESFIKEKPSHPLDKKERITKKFSELTYDPHKGIQFARGTSSLVRASLPGKVVHVDYMDGYENFVVLEHQNGLYSVYGNLERIQVTEGQEVKSKDRLGILGKEKGLYFQVNKQKQSLNPERILEGGI
- the fusA gene encoding elongation factor G, producing the protein MTSATETKRDPKLERIRNIGISAHIDSGKTTLTERILFYTNKIHAIHEVRGKDGVGATMDSMDLERERGITIQSAATYATWKDITINIIDTPGHVDFTIEVERSLRVLDSAIMVLCGVAGVQSQSITVDRQMKRYSVPRVAFINKLDRTGANPWRVIEQLREKLHLNAHAVQLPIGLENDLKGIVDLVEMKAYYFEGPNGQDIKITDIPDELKNQANEKREALLDAVSLFSDELTEEMLEGAPTEARIREAIRRGVLALKFVPVFMGSAFKNKGVQRLLDGVADYLASPYDVENKAKEIGNEENEFNLESDPEKPLVCLAFKLEDGRYGQLTYVRVYQGRLEKGMTIYNSSNNKRHNIGRLVRMHSNDMEDISKAEAGDIVALFGIDCASGDTFTDGKAKVTMESMFVPNPVISLTIECKESKQLPNLAKALNRFTKEDPTFQTEIDKESGQTIIKGMGELHLEVYIERMKREYGVDLVTGAPQVAYRETITKSAEFDYTHKKQTGGQGQFSRVAGYIEPIPQEEGKDYEFVDKIVGGSIPREYIGSCDKGFRSCLERGSLIGFPIIGVRCVINDGAYHDVDSSDMAFQIGARYGFRQGFGKAAPIILEPIMRVEVEGPTEFQGAILASVNQRRGMILNTTEENGYAKIEAEVPLADMFGYSTVLRSSTQGKAEFAMEFSKYAPVPRNVADELMKKYKVNNKDEE